One window from the genome of Rhizobium sp. Pop5 encodes:
- a CDS encoding proline/glycine betaine ABC transporter permease, whose amino-acid sequence MEWFYKFPHMNDDALRNLKKAIDDGFRAFTRAYGDGIENLFIPLQHFLIAAERFMTQTPWPIITLIILATAWFASRSLKIVFGCLVTLLLIGYFDMWDDTMRTVSMIFVCTVLSIAIGIPIGILMARSDRLQRVVNPILDVMQTMPSFVYLIPVVMLLGIGKVPGLIAVVIYAIPPMIRLTDLGIRLVDKDVLEAADAFGTSRSQKLFKVQLPLALPTIMAGINQTIMMALAMVVIASMIGVQGLGQPVLKAIANQYFTLGIFNGLAIVGIAIIFDRVSQAYGKRLQKHRETVHG is encoded by the coding sequence ATGGAATGGTTTTATAAATTCCCGCATATGAACGACGACGCGCTTCGCAATCTGAAGAAGGCGATCGATGATGGTTTTCGCGCCTTTACCCGCGCCTATGGCGACGGGATCGAAAACCTCTTCATCCCGCTTCAGCATTTCCTCATCGCGGCCGAACGTTTCATGACGCAGACGCCGTGGCCGATCATCACCTTGATCATCCTCGCCACCGCCTGGTTTGCGAGCCGCAGCCTGAAGATCGTCTTCGGCTGTCTCGTGACGCTCCTCCTGATCGGCTATTTCGACATGTGGGACGATACGATGCGGACGGTCTCGATGATCTTCGTCTGCACGGTTCTGTCCATCGCCATCGGCATTCCGATCGGCATCCTGATGGCGCGTTCCGACCGGCTGCAGCGCGTCGTCAATCCGATCCTCGACGTCATGCAGACGATGCCGAGCTTCGTCTACCTCATCCCGGTCGTCATGCTCTTGGGCATCGGCAAGGTGCCCGGTCTGATCGCCGTCGTCATCTACGCCATCCCGCCGATGATCCGCCTCACCGATCTCGGCATCCGGCTCGTCGACAAGGACGTTCTGGAAGCGGCCGACGCCTTCGGCACGTCGCGCTCGCAGAAGCTCTTCAAGGTGCAGCTGCCGCTCGCACTGCCCACCATCATGGCCGGCATCAACCAGACGATCATGATGGCGCTCGCCATGGTGGTCATTGCTTCGATGATCGGCGTGCAAGGGTTGGGCCAGCCGGTGTTGAAGGCGATTGCCAACCAGTACTTCACGCTGGGCATCTTCAACGGCCTTGCCATCGTCGGCATCGCCATCATCTTCGACCGGGTCAGCCAGGCTTATGGCAAAAGGCTCCAGAAGCATCGGGAGACCGTCCATGGCTGA
- a CDS encoding glycine betaine/L-proline ABC transporter ATP-binding protein, giving the protein MAEHHFGGIKIRNLYKIFGPTPSAFVEAVQKGLTKTELNAKHGHVLGLRDINVEIPSGRIQVIMGLSGSGKSTLIRHINRLIDPTSGEVLVDGVDVVKMNEAELRTFRRQQTAMVFQKFALLPHRNVLDNTIFGLEVQGMERAKAVDVAMRWIERVGLKGFEQKYPNQLSGGMQQRVGLARALSNDAPVLLMDEAYSALDPLIRTDMQTVLLDIQKEIKKTIVFITHDLDEALRLGDQIAILRDGEVIQQGTSQDIVLRPADDYIANFVKEVNRGRVIHVEAVMTPLHAGAAPVGLAIAAGTTVEEAVRMLASAPEGNAKVVSPSGETLGLVTIRQLASAMVNSKEMAAQHDSPLSVAL; this is encoded by the coding sequence ATGGCTGAGCATCATTTCGGCGGCATCAAGATCCGCAATCTCTACAAGATCTTCGGTCCCACCCCCTCCGCCTTTGTCGAGGCGGTTCAGAAGGGCCTCACCAAGACCGAACTCAACGCAAAGCACGGCCATGTGCTCGGGCTCAGGGATATCAATGTCGAGATCCCCTCCGGCCGCATCCAGGTCATCATGGGCCTGTCGGGATCGGGCAAGTCGACGCTCATCCGCCACATCAATCGCCTGATCGATCCGACATCGGGCGAAGTGCTGGTCGACGGCGTCGATGTCGTGAAGATGAACGAGGCCGAATTGCGGACGTTTCGCCGGCAGCAGACGGCGATGGTGTTCCAGAAGTTCGCGCTTCTCCCGCACCGCAACGTCCTCGACAACACCATCTTCGGTCTCGAAGTGCAGGGCATGGAGCGAGCGAAAGCCGTCGACGTCGCCATGCGCTGGATCGAGCGGGTCGGACTCAAAGGCTTCGAGCAGAAATATCCGAACCAGCTTTCCGGCGGCATGCAGCAGCGCGTCGGCCTGGCGCGGGCTCTCTCCAACGACGCGCCGGTGCTGCTGATGGACGAGGCCTATTCGGCCCTCGATCCCTTGATCCGCACCGACATGCAGACGGTGCTGCTCGACATCCAGAAAGAGATCAAGAAGACGATCGTCTTCATCACCCACGATCTCGACGAGGCGCTGCGCCTCGGTGACCAGATCGCCATCCTGCGCGACGGCGAAGTCATCCAGCAGGGCACCAGCCAGGACATCGTGCTGCGCCCGGCCGACGATTACATCGCCAACTTCGTCAAGGAGGTCAATCGCGGCCGGGTCATCCATGTCGAAGCCGTCATGACGCCGCTGCACGCCGGCGCGGCACCGGTTGGACTGGCGATTGCGGCGGGAACGACCGTCGAAGAGGCAGTCCGGATGCTGGCATCCGCGCCGGAAGGCAATGCCAAGGTGGTCTCCCCTTCAGGGGAAACGCTGGGTCTCGTCACCATCCGTCAGCTCGCGAGCGCGATGGTGAACTCGAAAGAGATGGCAGCTCAGCACGATAGCCCCCTTTCGGTCGCGCTCTGA
- a CDS encoding AraC family transcriptional regulator, with product MSENNAPQFSFRFRGSSFDDMVETLGGAFGAFDAAPVGRAESFRWGLDFSASNSAVMLTGYHEAEFQFNIEPTVDTAEYLSLVVPRSGGMAVTYGDRIAEAGQGKLLLYNNFEPDSVIMHGQSNVIDELLINWSVILQTVGQTFEIPFSGSLDLLPELDLSTPIGQTIGNLTETIMSGMRDDGPLLQSPLAMAHMTQALADLVVRLLPHRLSHFLEKGPALIAPRHVRKAIEFMHANIDQPITMAKVAEAAGVSSRALETGFRAFRGTSPAVYLLTLRLRAARQDLLDPENRETMKAICLKWGFFHFGRFSAVYKTTYGENPSDTRKRMGRP from the coding sequence ATGTCAGAAAATAACGCCCCGCAATTCTCGTTTCGATTTCGCGGTTCGTCGTTCGACGATATGGTCGAAACCCTCGGCGGTGCTTTTGGCGCATTTGATGCCGCACCTGTCGGCCGTGCCGAGAGCTTCCGTTGGGGGCTGGATTTTTCCGCAAGCAACAGCGCGGTCATGCTCACCGGCTATCACGAGGCGGAGTTTCAATTCAATATCGAGCCGACCGTTGATACGGCGGAGTATTTGTCGCTTGTGGTGCCGCGCAGCGGCGGCATGGCAGTGACCTATGGCGACCGTATCGCCGAGGCCGGTCAAGGGAAATTGCTTCTTTATAACAATTTCGAGCCGGACAGCGTCATCATGCACGGGCAATCGAACGTCATCGACGAATTGCTGATCAATTGGTCCGTCATCCTCCAGACCGTCGGTCAAACGTTCGAAATACCGTTCAGCGGATCTCTCGACCTCTTGCCCGAACTGGATCTGTCGACGCCGATCGGCCAGACGATCGGCAATCTGACGGAAACGATCATGTCGGGCATGCGTGACGACGGCCCGCTTCTGCAATCGCCGCTCGCCATGGCCCATATGACGCAGGCGCTGGCCGATCTGGTGGTGCGCCTGCTGCCTCACCGGCTATCGCACTTCCTGGAAAAAGGGCCCGCCCTGATCGCGCCCCGGCACGTCCGCAAGGCGATCGAATTCATGCACGCCAACATCGATCAGCCGATTACCATGGCGAAGGTCGCGGAGGCGGCCGGCGTATCCAGCCGGGCGCTCGAAACCGGCTTTCGCGCCTTCCGGGGAACGTCTCCGGCCGTCTATCTGCTGACGCTTCGCCTGCGCGCGGCGCGCCAGGACCTGCTTGATCCCGAGAACAGGGAGACCATGAAAGCGATCTGCCTCAAATGGGGCTTCTTTCATTTCGGCCGGTTTTCCGCAGTCTATAAAACGACATATGGAGAAAATCCTTCCGACACCAGGAAGCGCATGGGCCGTCCATGA
- a CDS encoding FdhF/YdeP family oxidoreductase: protein MDTKFIGKKSAAAGGWGALKSCGKQLLQSGMPISGARTMLKANQPDGFDCPGCAWGDPEHGSSFEFCENGVKAVAWEATEKRATPAFFAANTVSELSRLSDYELELNGRLTHPMRYDGASDRYLPVSWEDAFAEIGGILRGLDDPDRAEFYTSGRASNEAAFLYQLFVRIYGTNNFPDCSNMCHEASGIAMKQAVGVGKGTVLLEDFEEADAIFVIGQNPGTNHPRMLGDLRRAAIRGARVVVFNPIRERGLERFADPQDKIEMMRGGSTDIASHYLQPQLGGDMAAVRGMAKAVLAAEDAAVAAGLPSVLDHAFLTEHCAGFQEYRTALEATGWAEIEDQSGLSREEIEVAAEVYIKAERVICTWAMGVTQHLHSVATIREIANFMLLRGNIGKKGAGLCPVRGHSNVQGDRTVGINEQPSEDFLDALEKHFGFTVPRKHGHNVLAAIGAMFDGSAEAFIGLGGNFARATPDSALVEKALRRLKLTVHIATKPNHSHLMPGKTSFILPCLGRTEMDRDATGGSQLVSVEDSMSMVHGSAGINRPASPHLLSEVAIIAGIAERAVGSAVVDWAELAGDYDRIRDHIEATIPGFENYNERLRKPRGFHLRNAASHREWETPAGKASFSSEALPEETVHQRARKGEGRFALQTFRSHDQYNTTVYGLDDRYRGVYGERQVIFIHPDDLTAMNAQAGERVDVIGEHDDGIERIARDFRFVPYDIPRGSIAGYYPELNVLVPLGSAGKESDTPTSKSIMVSFRRRNGA, encoded by the coding sequence ATGGACACAAAATTCATTGGCAAGAAATCGGCGGCAGCCGGCGGCTGGGGCGCGTTGAAGAGCTGCGGCAAGCAATTGCTTCAAAGCGGTATGCCCATATCAGGGGCGCGAACCATGCTGAAGGCGAACCAGCCTGATGGCTTCGATTGCCCCGGATGCGCCTGGGGCGATCCGGAACATGGATCGTCGTTCGAATTCTGCGAGAACGGCGTGAAGGCCGTCGCCTGGGAGGCGACGGAGAAGCGGGCGACGCCCGCCTTCTTCGCGGCCAACACGGTGTCCGAGCTAAGCCGGCTGTCGGATTACGAGCTGGAGCTCAATGGCCGGCTTACCCATCCGATGCGCTACGACGGGGCGAGCGACCGTTACCTGCCGGTTTCGTGGGAGGATGCCTTTGCCGAGATCGGCGGCATCCTGAGAGGCCTCGACGACCCCGACCGGGCGGAGTTTTACACCTCGGGCCGGGCGAGCAATGAGGCCGCCTTCCTCTATCAGCTGTTCGTGCGCATTTACGGCACCAATAATTTTCCCGATTGCTCCAACATGTGCCACGAGGCGAGCGGCATTGCCATGAAGCAGGCAGTCGGCGTCGGCAAGGGTACGGTGCTTCTCGAGGATTTCGAAGAGGCCGATGCGATCTTCGTGATCGGCCAGAACCCGGGCACGAACCATCCAAGGATGCTCGGCGACCTGCGCCGCGCGGCGATCCGCGGCGCGCGCGTCGTCGTCTTCAATCCCATCCGCGAGCGCGGCCTGGAGCGCTTCGCCGATCCGCAGGACAAGATCGAGATGATGCGCGGCGGTTCGACCGATATCGCCAGCCATTATTTGCAACCGCAGCTCGGCGGCGATATGGCCGCCGTGCGGGGAATGGCGAAGGCCGTTCTGGCCGCCGAAGATGCGGCCGTCGCCGCCGGCCTGCCCTCTGTTCTCGACCATGCGTTCCTCACTGAGCATTGCGCGGGTTTTCAGGAATATCGAACCGCGCTCGAGGCGACCGGCTGGGCTGAGATCGAGGACCAGTCGGGGCTGAGCCGTGAGGAGATCGAAGTGGCGGCCGAGGTCTATATCAAGGCCGAACGGGTCATCTGCACCTGGGCGATGGGCGTCACCCAGCACCTGCATTCGGTCGCGACGATCCGCGAAATCGCCAACTTCATGTTGCTGCGCGGCAATATCGGCAAGAAGGGCGCAGGCCTCTGCCCGGTTCGCGGCCATTCCAACGTACAGGGCGACCGCACGGTCGGCATCAACGAACAGCCGTCGGAGGATTTCCTCGATGCGCTGGAGAAGCACTTCGGCTTTACTGTTCCCCGCAAACATGGCCACAACGTCCTTGCCGCGATCGGAGCGATGTTCGATGGCTCGGCCGAGGCCTTCATCGGGCTCGGGGGCAATTTTGCGCGCGCCACGCCCGACAGCGCGCTCGTCGAAAAGGCGCTTCGGCGGCTCAAGCTGACAGTTCACATCGCGACCAAGCCCAACCATTCGCATCTCATGCCCGGAAAGACGTCTTTCATCCTGCCGTGCCTGGGGCGCACCGAGATGGACCGCGACGCCACGGGCGGCTCGCAGCTGGTGAGCGTGGAGGATTCGATGAGCATGGTGCATGGTTCCGCCGGCATCAATCGTCCGGCCTCGCCGCATCTTCTTTCGGAAGTCGCCATTATCGCCGGCATTGCGGAAAGGGCGGTCGGTTCCGCCGTGGTCGACTGGGCAGAGCTTGCCGGCGATTACGACCGGATCCGCGACCATATCGAGGCGACCATTCCGGGCTTCGAAAATTATAACGAGCGCCTGCGCAAGCCGCGCGGCTTTCATCTGCGCAACGCGGCCTCCCATCGGGAATGGGAGACGCCGGCGGGAAAGGCGTCATTTTCATCAGAGGCGCTTCCCGAGGAGACGGTGCATCAGCGGGCGCGCAAGGGCGAGGGGCGTTTTGCCCTGCAGACGTTCCGGTCGCACGATCAGTACAATACGACCGTCTATGGCCTCGACGACCGGTACCGCGGCGTCTACGGCGAGCGGCAGGTCATCTTCATCCATCCCGATGACCTCACGGCGATGAATGCCCAGGCGGGTGAGAGGGTCGATGTGATCGGCGAGCATGATGACGGCATCGAGCGCATCGCGCGGGATTTCCGCTTTGTGCCCTATGACATTCCAAGGGGCAGCATCGCGGGTTATTACCCCGAACTGAACGTGCTCGTGCCGCTTGGCAGCGCCGGCAAGGAGAGCGATACGCCGACCTCCAAATCGATCATGGTGTCCTTCCGCCGGCGAAACGGCGCGTGA
- a CDS encoding diguanylate cyclase, with amino-acid sequence MISALKVLEGEIHVVNGIWTQFGGNLSFVCLAISLWAHFSTQFQRHSPQRQKIAFGIIAGGASIGSILLAVEYHPGIYIDLRFSPLALAGMFGGPIAAVFAVVLAVAFRFAVGGAAMVDGIVAMAGATGIGLIAHFWIRKRSPGLTDVALLSLALAGVIVASMTMLPTLSSADVLTGAGFPVTALNCLATMLCGFVLLKMQQWELERSILVTAFSQSPDYLYVKDRNSRFITVNENMIRLYRFRTTAEMTGLSDFNLLSRPLAEELYHLEQQVMETGEPLIDCPEHIEGRSMLASKVPLRDKQGRVIGLAGVTRDVTERAALERELRESKNLLSHAMAGMSDGIAMYDKKGFLIFCNEQYRSAFPLSGDARVVGAHISDILRRVAETEERPGIPEDLEAWIKAATASLHTNKDEEVQLHNGDWRSIRTRLAEDGAAMAVVSDITATKEAEIALRLSAEQLRNLAETDGLTGMANRRAFDEAFARETAGNARKNTPFSLLMVDIDRFKAYNDTYGHPAGDQCLRVVSKCLRQSVSRPADIVARYGGEEFVVLLPATSAKGAMIVAEQFARRLAQENIVHSGSEFGRVTASIGISCATGATLRINPNRLLSEADAALYDAKTQGRNRILAHASDERHGMKDVG; translated from the coding sequence ATGATCAGTGCGTTAAAAGTCTTGGAAGGTGAGATCCACGTGGTGAATGGCATCTGGACGCAATTCGGTGGCAATCTTTCCTTCGTGTGCCTGGCAATTTCGCTGTGGGCGCATTTCTCGACCCAGTTTCAGCGTCATTCGCCCCAGCGGCAAAAAATCGCCTTCGGCATCATAGCCGGTGGCGCCTCTATCGGCTCGATATTGCTTGCTGTCGAATACCATCCGGGCATCTATATCGATCTGCGCTTCTCACCACTTGCGCTGGCCGGCATGTTCGGCGGGCCGATAGCAGCGGTTTTTGCCGTGGTATTGGCGGTGGCTTTCCGTTTTGCCGTCGGCGGCGCGGCAATGGTCGACGGGATCGTCGCGATGGCTGGCGCGACCGGCATCGGCTTGATTGCGCATTTCTGGATTCGGAAGCGCTCGCCTGGTCTCACGGATGTTGCGCTGCTGAGCCTTGCGCTTGCCGGGGTGATTGTCGCATCGATGACGATGCTTCCCACCCTGTCGAGCGCCGATGTGCTGACCGGCGCCGGGTTTCCCGTGACGGCATTGAATTGCCTGGCGACAATGCTGTGCGGTTTCGTTCTCCTGAAGATGCAGCAATGGGAGCTGGAGCGCAGCATATTGGTGACCGCATTTTCGCAGTCGCCCGACTATCTCTACGTGAAGGATAGAAACAGCCGCTTCATCACCGTCAATGAGAACATGATCCGCCTCTACCGTTTCCGGACGACGGCTGAGATGACCGGATTGTCGGATTTCAACCTCTTGTCGCGGCCGCTCGCCGAGGAACTGTATCATCTCGAGCAGCAGGTGATGGAAACGGGCGAGCCGCTGATCGACTGCCCCGAACATATCGAGGGCAGATCCATGCTCGCCTCCAAGGTGCCGCTGCGGGATAAGCAGGGGCGGGTGATCGGTCTTGCCGGCGTGACGCGCGATGTGACCGAGCGTGCCGCGCTGGAGCGGGAGTTGCGCGAAAGCAAGAACCTGCTGTCGCATGCGATGGCCGGCATGTCGGATGGCATCGCCATGTACGACAAAAAGGGTTTCCTCATCTTTTGCAACGAGCAGTATCGCAGCGCGTTTCCGCTCTCGGGCGATGCCCGCGTGGTCGGCGCGCATATCAGCGACATCCTTCGCCGGGTCGCCGAAACGGAGGAGCGACCCGGCATTCCGGAGGACCTCGAGGCGTGGATCAAGGCCGCCACCGCCTCGTTGCACACCAACAAAGACGAGGAAGTTCAACTTCATAATGGCGACTGGCGCAGCATTCGCACAAGACTGGCCGAAGACGGCGCCGCAATGGCCGTCGTTTCGGACATCACAGCGACGAAGGAGGCCGAAATCGCCCTCAGGCTGTCGGCGGAGCAGCTGAGGAATCTTGCCGAGACCGATGGGCTGACGGGTATGGCCAACCGCCGGGCCTTCGACGAGGCTTTCGCCCGCGAGACCGCCGGCAACGCCAGGAAAAACACGCCCTTCAGCCTTCTCATGGTCGATATCGACCGGTTCAAGGCCTATAACGACACCTATGGCCATCCCGCCGGAGACCAGTGCCTGCGTGTGGTCAGCAAGTGCCTGCGCCAGTCCGTCAGCCGGCCGGCGGATATCGTTGCGCGCTACGGCGGCGAGGAATTCGTGGTTCTGCTTCCCGCGACCAGCGCGAAAGGCGCGATGATCGTAGCGGAGCAATTCGCACGTCGCCTGGCCCAGGAGAACATCGTTCATTCCGGCAGCGAGTTTGGGCGGGTGACCGCCAGCATCGGCATATCCTGCGCGACGGGAGCCACCCTGCGGATCAACCCGAACCGTCTCCTGAGCGAGGCCGATGCCGCGCTCTACGACGCCAAGACGCAAGGCCGCAACCGTATTCTCGCCCATGCGTCGGACGAACGGCATGGCATGAAGGACGTCGGCTAA
- a CDS encoding EAL domain-containing protein, protein MSSTLAGRIRAHTSPIAAAAACFLAVAFLLTGLETHVVMTMMRSANEIDDARANRAAQAALDALSSRLGEAVKDNAVWDDAYAAVGSSAPADWSFENWGKPSANDPLYDAAVVIGPGGDTVSAFLKGRSFEPRHYFGKAFDRQIEAAAGQQSTPLIHFFETKTGVALAASQAIQPFGTTTGLAKLSILTFSEELTPEVINRLSREHGLEGLRLQSTPEPGMLSIAVTDMDGGAIAYLVWPSKAPGNAVFEKVYPYIAASVGILMLFLMVALLAGMFETRRLRRVAEAARFVASHDAPSGLLNRHGLLETLEQIDGAAPVVSLYVIDLDGFKSVNDAWGHTVGDELINIVANALKKCHPEILTTARLGGDEFALLRPGSAAGSEMEEAIFGLFADPFRIGDRTIEVRASIGVALRTDDITPCELLRRARMALCRAKQNGKDQVVAYDPEFDRERQRVAELEGGLRKAISNGVIEPAFQPLVSAATGAIIGLEALARWRSAAGNISPEVFVPLAERSGLIDALGAHMLRRSIEHARNWPGLELSVNVSPVQLCNPDFAAQVTAILQESDFDATRLTLEITEGVLMTSPDQARRSIDQLRNVGIKFALDDFGCGYASIGALRQFGFDRVKIDRSLVSGLEESESGVGVLRATIALATALGIPVTAEGIENPQQMETLRDCGCDQLQGFLIGKPMLPYEISLRLLRENAGADLSTDRSMVQDGSTSASKYSPMGLRFN, encoded by the coding sequence ATGTCGTCCACTCTGGCAGGGCGCATTCGCGCTCATACCTCCCCCATCGCCGCGGCGGCCGCCTGCTTTCTGGCCGTGGCATTCCTGCTGACCGGCCTTGAGACGCATGTCGTCATGACGATGATGCGGTCGGCAAATGAAATCGACGATGCGCGCGCCAATCGTGCAGCGCAGGCAGCACTCGATGCGCTTTCAAGCAGGCTCGGGGAGGCCGTCAAGGACAATGCCGTCTGGGACGACGCCTATGCGGCCGTCGGGTCTTCTGCCCCCGCCGACTGGAGCTTCGAGAACTGGGGCAAGCCCAGCGCCAACGATCCGCTCTATGATGCCGCGGTCGTGATCGGCCCGGGCGGCGATACCGTTTCCGCCTTTTTGAAGGGCAGGTCGTTCGAGCCGCGTCACTATTTCGGGAAGGCCTTCGACAGGCAGATCGAGGCTGCCGCAGGCCAGCAATCGACGCCGCTGATCCATTTCTTCGAGACGAAGACCGGCGTCGCGCTTGCCGCATCACAGGCGATCCAGCCCTTCGGCACAACCACCGGGCTTGCCAAGCTCAGTATCCTGACATTCTCCGAGGAGCTGACGCCCGAGGTCATCAACAGGCTCTCGAGGGAGCATGGGCTGGAGGGGTTACGGCTGCAATCGACACCTGAGCCCGGGATGCTCAGCATTGCTGTCACGGACATGGACGGCGGCGCCATCGCCTACCTCGTCTGGCCGAGCAAGGCGCCTGGAAATGCCGTCTTCGAAAAGGTGTATCCTTATATCGCCGCCTCCGTCGGCATTCTCATGCTTTTTCTGATGGTCGCGCTGTTGGCCGGCATGTTCGAGACGCGGCGCCTGCGCCGCGTGGCCGAGGCTGCGCGTTTCGTCGCCAGCCATGACGCTCCGAGCGGCCTGCTCAACAGGCACGGCCTGCTCGAGACGCTGGAACAGATCGACGGCGCAGCGCCTGTGGTGTCGCTCTACGTGATCGATCTCGACGGCTTCAAATCAGTCAACGACGCCTGGGGCCATACTGTTGGAGATGAACTCATCAATATCGTCGCCAACGCTCTCAAGAAATGCCACCCGGAAATCCTTACCACGGCGAGGCTTGGTGGCGACGAGTTCGCGCTGCTACGTCCTGGCTCTGCTGCGGGGAGCGAGATGGAGGAAGCAATCTTCGGGCTCTTTGCCGATCCGTTCAGGATTGGCGACCGGACGATCGAGGTCCGGGCGAGCATCGGGGTCGCGCTTCGAACCGACGACATCACTCCCTGTGAGTTGCTGCGCCGGGCGCGTATGGCCCTTTGCCGCGCCAAGCAAAACGGCAAGGACCAAGTGGTCGCCTATGATCCGGAGTTCGACCGCGAACGCCAACGCGTCGCCGAACTGGAAGGCGGATTGCGAAAAGCGATCAGCAATGGCGTGATCGAACCTGCCTTCCAGCCGCTCGTTTCGGCGGCGACGGGCGCCATCATCGGCCTCGAGGCTCTGGCGCGCTGGCGCAGCGCTGCCGGAAACATCAGCCCCGAGGTTTTCGTTCCGCTCGCCGAAAGATCCGGGCTCATCGATGCGCTCGGCGCGCATATGCTGCGCAGATCCATCGAGCATGCCAGGAACTGGCCGGGCCTTGAGCTGTCGGTCAACGTCTCGCCGGTCCAGCTTTGCAACCCGGATTTCGCGGCGCAGGTGACCGCCATTCTTCAGGAATCCGATTTCGATGCCACCCGGCTGACGCTTGAAATAACCGAAGGCGTGCTGATGACGAGCCCCGATCAGGCCCGCCGCTCCATCGATCAGCTCAGGAACGTGGGCATCAAGTTCGCGCTCGATGATTTCGGCTGCGGCTATGCCAGCATCGGCGCCTTGCGGCAGTTCGGCTTCGACCGCGTGAAGATCGACCGCTCGCTCGTCTCCGGCCTGGAGGAGAGCGAAAGCGGCGTCGGCGTTCTGCGCGCGACCATCGCGCTTGCGACGGCGCTCGGGATTCCCGTCACGGCCGAGGGCATCGAGAACCCGCAGCAGATGGAGACGTTGCGAGACTGCGGCTGCGATCAGCTTCAGGGTTTCCTGATCGGCAAACCCATGCTGCCCTACGAGATTTCGCTCAGACTGCTTCGGGAGAATGCAGGCGCGGACCTTTCGACCGACCGGTCGATGGTTCAGGACGGATCAACATCTGCGAGCAAATACAGCCCGATGGGCCTGCGATTTAACTAA